A single genomic interval of Cloacibacillus sp. harbors:
- a CDS encoding YlxR family protein gives MAKQAANQTPKKLRPRTCVGCMEESPKRALLRVIRTPEGEVRFDPTGKANGRGAYVCARLSCVEAAKKKKAFSRALKAEAPESLYTELAARCADEENRDERQDG, from the coding sequence ATGGCGAAGCAGGCCGCGAACCAGACGCCTAAAAAACTGCGCCCGCGCACATGCGTCGGCTGCATGGAGGAGTCTCCCAAACGCGCGCTTCTGCGCGTCATAAGGACGCCCGAGGGCGAAGTACGCTTTGACCCGACCGGCAAGGCAAACGGGCGCGGTGCGTACGTTTGCGCCAGGCTCTCCTGCGTTGAGGCCGCAAAGAAAAAAAAGGCCTTTTCGCGCGCTTTAAAGGCGGAGGCGCCTGAGTCGCTTTACACTGAACTTGCCGCGCGCTGCGCGGATGAGGAGAATCGCGATGAACGGCAGGACGGATAA